The DNA region GGTCAAAAACGGAGGTGCTGCCCGCCGTCAACGACGTGGAGGTTTTAACAAAGCGAATCTGCACATCCACGCCAAGTTTCCATGAGCTGCCATCGCCTGTCACCGTGAATAACTGCGTTGGCGTCTGATAAACCCCGTTGGCAACGGTGAGTGGATACCAGTCACTGGTTTGCCCTTTAACCGTATAGCGCCAGCGGGCGATATAGCCCAACCCCGCTTTTACCGCGGTGTTATAGACGTTGTAACTTTGTCCATCTACCTGGGTGGTGCCCCAAATGGTATAGGGAGGGTATCCCTGTACGGCCATCGGTATCGCATAACTCTGGTAGCTGGTTCGATGAGAGCAGGTCCAGGCTGTTGGGTTGTAAGAGGTTACCCAGTTTCCCAGTAAATCCCCTACAGCCGCGTCTTTACCCACCTGGATGGTCGTAGAGTCAAAGTACTGGTAGTAGCCATTGGTACGATCGCAATTCACCCATGTTCCGTCAGCACGCGCCACGCCGCACATCGCGACCAGTGTCAAAAAAGAGAGTACGACTCCCGCGACGATAGATTTCATTTTTCACCCCTTAATGACTGGCATACCGCATCAGCGCGACGTAAGTCGGCGGCATTCGCACTTTCTTGTTCCGGTAAGCGGTAGCTGAACTGGCATTCCTGACCTCCAGCACTTCCCCATCTCACGCGCAGTGTGCCCGACAGATTCTTAACACGAGCAAAACTTTGCCCGCCCTGGGCGATATAACCCACAGTATTGCCATGCTCATCCACGACATCTGCGCCAAATGGCAGAGACTCACCGGCATGTTGAAGGGTGAAAAGAACTGAATATCCCTTATCCGTCGCGTATTTCATCAGCACCACCGCACCCGCAGTTGGGACGCTGTTCTGACTGGTGACGTCCAGGGAGACATCATTCGATAGCCCTTTCGGATCGAGTTCGATGGTGTTCTGGCGGTACGGGGAGAGATAAGGCACGGCGGCATTACCGCTACGGTTAAGGCTCAGGCTGCTGTTGTTCGCCACTTTCGCGCCCCCGGCATGTTCTGCTTCGATAACCGCCATGGTGTCACCCATGATCGGCGTCAGCACAATACCGTTTTGCCAGGCGACAGCGCCGCCAGAGAGGTTCATACCATATTGTTGGTAACCCTGACCCGCAGAGAAGTTGCCTCCCATGGTGATCCAGGGTGACGTCCAGCTTCCACTGGCCCCGCCTGTGGTTTTACTGCTGCTATGGTCGTAATAATCCTGATTGGCGAACGCGCTCCAGTTATACTGGCGGTTTTCTCCAGACGTTCCGGCGATTGAGTTTTGCAGTCCCCGGTGCCCGCTCTCCTGTACATAGGTGGAGTTGAGATACGCTGAGCGCGCACTGTTCCCGAGGGGTAAAGAGATACCAATCGCAATTTTGTTGTCCCATTTGTCTTTGACTAAATCGCGGGTACGACTGGCATTAAGGTTAAAATTGAACCACTTAAACGCATTGGTGTAGCCCAGTTGATACTCGGTGTCGCGCCCACTTTTATTCCAGTAATCCTGGGTACTGGCGCTGATGTTAATACTCCCCAGCGTATCTGAAATGGTTTGCGTCGCACTGAGTTGCAGCCGATTTTTGCGGTTAATGCTGCTGGAATAGGCGCCTTTATCCGTTCTCTCCAGGTCACGCATCAGCATTGCGTCGTCAATATCGTAATAACCCGAACTGGAATAGCGATAGCTCGCCAGCGTGATGTTGGTATCCACGACAGGTAAGATCTTGGCAAATGAAAAACGGATGCTTTGGCCTTCACGTTTGCTGTCATCCGCAAGCGTCGTTCGGGCATGCGTGATATCAGCAGAAAAGGCACCGACTGGGGTATTGAGCGCAACACCACCGGCGACAGATTGATAATCTTCCCCCCCAATGGCCCCGGTGTACGTGGTCAACAGGTTGGTGAAACCATGACGAAATGTCCCCATCGCAATCTGCGGCTTTTCATTCACTGAGGAATTTCGATAGCGCCCAGCCATCAGCGAATAGCGACTGGTTCCCGGACGCAGCAATTCAGCGATGGAAGCGTAGGTGACGGTAAAGCTGTGCTCGCTTCCGTCTGCCTCTTTGACGGTAACCAGCAAATCGCCCCCCGTGCCGTTGGGGTACAGATCGTCAATACGGAACGCGCCAGGCGGTACGGTCGATTGATAAATGCGTACGCCGCGCTGACTGACGCTGACCAGGGCATTCGTGTTTGCAACGCCTGTAATGACTGGCGCATATCCACGCTGCGAATCCTCATACATACGATCGTCAGAAGTCAGCATCACGCCACGAAAACCGACGCTGTCAAAAACCTGACCATCGGTGGTGGAATCGCCCATCACCAGCTTACTGCGTAACGGGATAATGCCGCGCTCAAGGTAAGTGCTGGTTGAGTCATATTGCCAGCCCTTATCATTGTTCCAGTTAAAAATACCGCGATAGCGTAAGCGCCACGCATCCCAATTGAGTCCTCCCATCAAACCTAAATACTGGGAAGACATGGCATCTGACCCGGACATCTCTGCATGCCATGCGTTGTAATCATATTGCAGTGTCGCCGCAGGAATGCCGTTATCCCATAATTCCGGATTCACATAGCCACGCACCTGGCGAAGTAGCCATATCTGAGGCGCCTGCACATTAATACGCTGCGATGTTACATCGTAATAGGCTGTTAAATCGGGAGAAATATCATTAATACGTACGCAGCCGTCATCATTTTTGAGCAACTGACGCATTTCTGGTTCAATTTTATCAATATCGATACCCAACATGGATACCAGTTTTAACGTAAAACAAGGTCTGGCGACGAGAGTATTACTTTTGTCGTTTTCAAATTTAACGTCGCCGCGCCCTTTCCACTTGTCATTCACATAAAGATCAACATGATATTGTCCCTGAGGGACAGGATTTCCCCGTGAATAATTACTTACATCAATCGCTGAACGCAAAAAATCACTATTAAACTGCACGTCATCGGTGTCAGCAAAGGCAACCTGAACAGAAACAAAAGAAAAGATAATGAATTGAGCAATGTGGGTTATTCTCAGAGAACAAGAAATAGCATTATGGGCTATTCTGTAATTTATGCTCATTTGTTGTTTCTCCACCATAATCATTTATTACACTGTAAAAAAATGAAGCATCATTTAACCTTGCTGATTTTTTATTAGCGAGGGGGAATACGATTTCACTTTTAGGGTTTACCATCCGCTGGCTAAAATTCTCTACTGATGCCAGAACGTCGGACTCTTTTGTCTTACGAATCTCAATCTTGTTAAAGGTGATGTAATAAGGAGAATCGTTGACGACTTTTACATTGTTCCCTTGTAGGGATAGTTTTAGTTCTTTATATGACTGCAATGGTGTTGGCTGCAGATTATCCGGACGATAGAATAATTTTATACGGGTACGAAATGCCAACTGCATACGCGTATTCCCCGACGTCGCGGCCTGTGCTTTTGGCGGAATCTCCAGCATGTTAAACCAAAAGACAGACTCCCTGTCCTGTGGTAATGCTGGGTTTGTCGCCATGATCCGCACCGCCTGCCCTTTAGCCGGGTCAATACGAACCACAGGAGGCGTAATGAGAAATGGAACCGAGACTTCTCCAGGTTTTGCCCGTGGATTACCATCGTCCATCCATATTTGTAAAAGATAAGGATTACTCCCCCGGTTTTTTAGCTGTACCGTCGACTCCTTGTCTTTTGCATTAAAGACAATGCGTGTTCCATTAATAACAACGTCAGCCATGACGTTCAGTGAGAACATCGAAAATAATAAAACCATACCGGAAGATAATATCTTTAACATCTCGTTACCTCATAATCAGGAGTAAAGGATGTCCCCTTACTCCTGTTTCTGTTACTCGTATACCATGGTGTAATCGACCTGAGTCGTTACGGAACCCGCAGTCGCTGTGCCTGTCGCATAATATTGTGCAAAGTAATTCAGTGAACCGCTGCCAGACGAGATATCAACCGGGATATCATTCTGACCAGCCGTCGCTGAAGCGCCTGCCACAATAGCATTACGATCGGCATTTAATAATTGGACCTGAACGAAAGTCGCGGCATCAGACGCGCCAGTATCAATATTCAGACGGCCGGTTGTGCTATCAACATAGGTACCGGGTTCAAAATAGGTGCTGGCGTTATTCAATGTCGTACCTGAACAGTTGCTCAGTGAAATCGTAAACGGCGTCGCACCGGCTGTTGCCCCTGCTGACGCGAGGGTAGAAGCAGAGACGGTTGGCAGTATTACCGTCGCATCATTACTGCCGCCATCGACAGAAATAGTACAAGTGGTATCAGTAATTTGTCCGTTAATTGTAATAGTGCCATCAACGGCAAATGCTGAAGCAGTAAATGCAGAAGTGAAAACCATTGCTAATGCGGACAACGCAAAATTATATTTACGCATAATTAATTCCCTGTTGTGGTTGATATAAATGAACAGCCTATTGAATGTGTTATTAAGATAAAGCGATTACCGCCCCATCATGAATACGGGTACTGAATAACACCTTTCGGTTCCATTGACATGATATACGCAAAACTTTCATCCGCAATATTAGGATTTTTCAACCAAAACCAATCAATCCAAATGCTTATCGGAAAATAAAGTGCTGCCTTCTATCTACGCTATTCACCCTTATAAATATATCGATAATTAGGTTTTTATAAGACAGTATCGGTTAAAAAAAGATAAAATTTTATAAATCAATTAAATTGATCTAGATCAATACATGGGCCAAAACACATCTAAATCGAACGCATTGAGATCACTTTTAAAACAAAAACAAAAATAATTTAAACAAAAAACATACATTTATTGCCGTATTTTTAGCCAGGAAAACCATTTTTCACGATTACGCGAATAATCCTGATAAACCGACTCAAGTACTTTACATAATGCATTAATAACTAATGATTAATTATGGATGAAACAATCTTTCATTTTTTTGTAAGAAAAATCTTATTTCAATAAAAAACGTAACCATCGTTAACCTGGTGTTGCAAAACCCGTCAATTCCAGGAATTTTCCCGGAACGATCTTTTCTTTTAGTCACATACTTTTTATCAGAATATAAATCTACAGATTACTCATCACAACCTTACAAAAAAGGACAAATGACTTTTAGAAATGGGGTTTATGAGTACAAAAAAGAAGGGAAGTACATTTTTCATTGAAAAATCTGAACACAAGAAAAAGAAGGGATAATTTCAATGCTCGCTCAGGAGAAAGAACGCGCCGTACATTATCGCCAGAAGGACACCTCTGGCGATAAAATTCATTTATCTGAAGGTGTTACCGATCACCAACCCGGAACGGCGCCGCCGTTAAAGATCGTTTCTGCTGCTTTTGCGACTTCAGTTGACTGATAAGACGCCAGAAATTCCTTCACGTTTTCCGCATCTTTATTGTCTTCCCGCGCCACCAGGATGTTCACATACGGCGAATTTTTATCTTCGATAAACACGCTGTCGTGAACCGGAGAAAGCCCGGTTTGCTGAATGTAAGTGGTGCTGATAATCGCCACGTCAACTTTCGGGTCGTCCAGTACACGCGGCAGTTGTGCGCCTTCCAGCTCCATAATCTGTAAATGACGCGGGTTGGCGGTGATATCCAGCGCCGTCGGCAGCAGCCCTTTTCCTTCTTTCAGGGTAATCAACTGCTCTTTTTGCAGCAGCAACAGCGCCCGCCCGAGGTTGGTGGGATCGTTAGGAATTGCCACCGTCGCACCGTCCGCCAATTGATCGACCGTTTTTATTTTTTTCGAGTAGCCAGCCATCGGGAAGACAAAGGTATTCCCCACCGCCACCAGCTTATAGTTGTGCGCCTGATTATCCTGCTCAAGGAATGGGCGATGCTGGAAGACGTTGGCATCCAGTTCGCCATGATTAGTGGCGTCGTTCGGCAACAGCGAGCCGCTGAAACCGACCAATTCGACGTCGAGGCCATACTTCTCTTTCGCCACTTTTTTAGCGACTTCCGCCACATCCTGCTCGGCGCCGTTAATCACACCGACTTTGATGTGCTTGGCATCGCTGCTCTGCTGGTCGCAACCGGCCAACAACAATCCCGCCAACAGTACCGCTGCCCCTGTCCGTAAATGAGGTATCGTCAATTTCACGTTTTTATCCTTTTGAAATAACCGCCTGATGAGTAATGAAATGACTATAGCGGGAAGGTCGCTGCGGTTTAAAAAACGAAAAGGTATCAATAAGAAGAAAAAGGCATAACGGGGGAATCAATGAAAAGCCGACGGCGCTGCGCTGACCACACGCAGCGCCATTCGGTTCAGACCAATGCTTTGACGATCTCCATTATCCGGACGATATCTTCAGGTCGTGTGTTACCGGTTTGCGGGTCGATAATCGATGAGTATAAATGCGGCATTACGCGCGGCACGCCTGCCTCCAGGCAGGTTTGCAATATGACGCCAACGTTTTCTACATCAATGCCACCGGTCGGTTCGATCAGCGTCATGCCGTTACGAGCCGCGGCGGTTGCCAGCACATACAGCTCAGGAAGCGACTTTTCGCCCCCCATTGGGAAGAACTTCGCCGCGTGCGCGCCCATATCCTGCATCATGCGGATTGCAGCATCGCAGGAAACGCGCGCTGGCGTGCCCTGACCGCTGCTCACGCCGGTGGAGATCAGTACCTCGCCTGGCGTGCCCGTCGGGCTGACCAGCGCGTTAATGTGAGTCTGTTCTCCCCCCGTCGCCGCCAGCGCGCCCGCGGCAAAACCACAGCCGGTAAAGGTCTGATTGACGTGGGCCGGATGAACCTTTGATGCAATCATCGCCGCCTTGTAATACTGCGCCGGATCGCCCGCCCCCAGCCCCACGGAAACCGAGGGGACTTCCGCCATCCAGCGTTTCACCTCCTGAACGCCTTCGTTGATTGACGAAAACTGCGCGGACAGAATGCCAATCACCGCGTGTCCCTCGGCGGCGTCATAAATTTCCCGGGCGTTGGCGATATCTTTCGCCAGCACGTTTATCGCCACGCGTTGGCGATAAAAATTAATCTGCTGCATGTTCTGCTATCTCCTTGAGTCGCGCCACAATCAACGCCATTTCCCCCTCAGCGACCGTACGTGGGTCGAGGCTGAAGACGCCCTGATGGAGGTTATAACGCCGTGCGTAAATGGCGATATCGCCACCCCGCAATTGGGCTTCGACTTCACGCGCGTCCAGACCGAGCGCCTGCGCATCAACCCGAACGCGAATACGCCAGATGGCGCGCCCGGCTTCGTCCTGCTCAATATCAGCGGTCAGCCCACGAATGGCCGAAATCGCCTCCGCCGTCGGTTGCAACTGTTCGGCGGTCACTACGGTCTGCCCCTGGTGATAATTTTCCAGCGCATACACCAGCCCGACCATGTTCTCCTTGCCTATTTTCATCGCTCTGGCAATGCCGTGATGCTGCGCTTTACAGGCGGCAATCCACGGTGTCTTGCCGGTGATAAACCCGGAGGTGGGCGCATTGAAGGCTTTCGCCCCGCTGTAGACAACCATATCCGCCCCGCTCGCCACCCAGGCGTGTAAATCCTCCTCGGCGGCGGCATCGACAATCAGCGGCAGGTTATGGATCTGCGCAACCTGCACAAAGTCGTCAATGCTGAGCATGCCCTTCTGCACACAATGGTGCGATTTCACATACAGCAGCGCGGCGGTCTCGTCGGTAATCGCGCACTCCAGTTGCCAGCGCGCCGCGAGGTTACTCGAACCGACCTCCACGACGCGCCCGCCGCCCAGACGAATGGCGCTGGTGATGGGGGCGCCGTAGTCCACGTTATGCCCACGCAGCATCACCACTTCATTAGCCATGCCGCTGCTGTCTGGCATGAGCGCCACTCTGAGCGGGTCGCCGCGGGTAATGGCGGCGGCAACGGCAATGGCGATCCCCGCCGACGCGCAGGAGGTCACGTAGCTGTCCTGCGCGCCGGTAAAGCGGGAAACCAGCTCACCGGTTCGGTCCACCAGCTTATCGATTTCAACAAAGGCGGAGGCCGCCCGCGCTGTTGCCTGCATCACCTGAGGTGCGACGCTGGAGACGCCAAGAATCGTCATTTTGCCGCAGGCGTTAATCACCTGTTTTAGCCCCAGCTGTTGATAGATATTCTGTGTCATGACTTACAACACTCCCAGCAGCGAGCAGACTACGCTTAGTGCCACAATCGACAGCAGAATAGTGGTGTATCGCGGCCCTTTCTTCACCAGAAAGATATAGATAGCAAACACCGCCGCCAGCGGCAGCAGGCCCGGCGCGATGGAGTCAAGGATCTGCTGCACCACCACTTCAGAACCCTTCAGCGCGCTGATTTTCAACGGCGTGGTGATCTTGACGTAGCTTGCCGACAGCGCGCCCATCATGATCAACCCCAGCACGTTCGCGCCGTAGATCAGTTCTTTGATTCGCCCCCCTTGCAGTAACCCGACGATAGAATCACGCCCCAGGGTGTAGCCTTTGTGGATCAGGCCGTAGCTTATTGCCAGCGTGATCGCCGGATAGAGGATCAGCGGTGCAATGCCGCCAAACGCGCTGCCATTGGCGGCGAAAGGAATGAAAATCGCGATGAGCAGCGGCATGACGGCGGCCCAGACGATGGAGTCGCCCATCCCGGCCAGCGGGCCCATCAGACCGGTTTTAATCCCGGTAATTGAGGCATCGCTGATCGGCTCGCCGCGCGTTTTCTGCTCTTCCATGGCAATGGAAATCCCCTGGATCACCGCGCCAAAAGTTTGCTCGGAGTTGAAGAAGTTCAGGTGACGTTTCAGCGCCTCCACCTGCTCCTCTTTTTGTGGGTAGAGCTTTTTGATGATCGGCGTCATCGAGGCGCAGAAAATCAGGCTCTGCAGACGTTCATAAGAGTTGGATACCTCCGCGCCCAGCCAGTAGATAAACCACGCTTTGGTGATATCCGCTTTGGTCAACGCCCCGGTCGTCCGTGCGCGCTCAACCAGTTCATGCTGCATTACGTCGCTGCTCATCATGCTGCTCCTTCATTTTTCGCCAGACCTTTAATCAGGAAGGCCACACAGGTACCGAAGATCGCCATCGCCATGATGTCCACCTTGAGGTACAGCACCGCGAAGAATCCGCCGATAAACCACGGCAGCAGGCTCTTTTTACCGATCACCATAATGGTGATGGCGAAGCCCAGCGCTGGCAGGATCCCGCCCATGATTTCAAAGGAGTGAGTCAGCCAGTGCGGCATCAGTTTGAGGAAACTTTCCACCACGTCCTGACCGAAGTAGTTCGCGGCAAACACTACCGGGAAGCGCAGCGCCAGTCCGAGCAGCGCCGGGTAGAGGAACGCACAGCGCATGATGCCCGACATATTCGCCGTTTCCGCGTGCTTATCGGCCATATGGACCCAGGCGGCGTTCAGGGTACGACGCAACTGGTCGAGGAAAACGCCGATCACGCCGAAGGGGATCGCCAGCGCAATCGCCAGGTTCGGATCCATCCCGGCTTTCACCGCGATGGGAATCGAGATACAGGCTGCCAGCGCCGGATCTGACGGCACGTTACCGCCGGGCGTTGAGGTCACGCCGAGATAAACGAGCTGCATCCCCGCACCGATAATCATCGCTGTTTGCATGTTGCCAAGCAGCAGCCCGACAAAGACGGCCACCACCACCGGCTGAAGCAGCATGGCAGAGAAGGTGTAGCCAAGGCGTAAGCGGGCAAACCAGTAATACAACCCCATGAGGCTTGCAAAAACTAAGGTATCCATAGTGTTATCCCATTATCAGAGAATTAGAATTTTTTCAGGATATCGTCCAGCGACTGCGGTTTATCTTCCGGGATAGTCTGGAAGAACACCTGAATCCCACGACTTTTCAGGTCGTTAAGAATGCCAACGTCTTTTTCATCGAGCGTAATGTTCTGGAACACGGCTTTGCGGTTTGGCCCACCGCCCAGACCGCCAACCTGAATGGTCGTGACATCAAACCCCTGCTGTACGGCCTGTTGAATCGCCGCCAGGGAGGGGAACAGCACCAGCACATTGCCGTCGCCCAGTTGGTTCTCTTTCCATGAGGCCGCGAAGCTCTGGTTGCTGTAGCAATCCACTTTGATGTTCGGCGGCGCGGCCATCAGGTAGATGTTTTTCATAAACGGATCGGCGTCCAGTTCGTCGCTGACCACCGCGATGCGGTTGGCCTGGGACTGCCCGACCCACTTCGTCACCACCTGTCCGTGGATCAGTCGGCTGTCGATACGACATAACACGATGTTTGCCATGATGATTTTCCTTATTGTGATTGTTGTAATTGGCGGACATGAGCGACAACGTCCAGGCAACTGCTGCGTCCGGCTTCCACCAGTTCATTGACGCAGATGGTCAGCGAACCGTGTTCACGTCGGTCCAGCGCTTCCAGCAGTAGCGACGCGTTCAACCCGGAAACGACCGCCACCGGATAATCCGCGCTCAGCCGCGCTGCCACATTGGACGTCGTGCCGCCGACAAAATCGGTCAGAATAAGCGAGCCGTCCGGCATGGTTTTCACCACGTCCTCGACACGCTGATAAAACTCGCCCAGCGTATCGACGGGCATCAGCGCAATTTCCGTCACGCCTTTAATTTCGCCCATCACCATACGCAGGCTGTTACAGAGCTGTTGTCCCCAGCCGCCATGCGTGAGCAGCAGAATTTCGGGCAACGGTTGAGTGGTAGTCAAAATGGCCTCCTGGCGCGATTACATGAGACGTGCAATGCCTGATGGCGCTTCGCTTATCAGGCCTACGGATAGTGCTTTTGTAGGCCGGAAAGGCATTTATGCCGCCATCCGGCAAAACTCATCAAAGTTAGAGCAAAGGCTGTGCCAGTATTTGTGTCACGCGAGGGGGAAAGGAGAGCGGGCAAGGCGCAGCGCCTCGCCCGTTAAGGGATCAGCTATAAAGCAGTTCGTAGATATAAAAATATTCCGCATCCGATAAACGGATGGCATAGGCCTCTTCAATGGGCAAAAACGCCGATTTAATGACACTAAACGCGCGGGGATCGAGATTCGGTTTGTTTTCCAGCGCCATCTGTAACGGTTTACGGTTGATCACGATACGCTCAACCATACAACAGCAGTGGATCAGGAAGCGTAGTGTCACCTGGCGACTCGGTTTCAGGGAAAGCGTGGTCGTCAGATGGTTAAGCACGCCCTCCATCTCTTTGAGAATGCGCTGCGGATTGAGCACCGAAATATGGTTGATGATGCTCTCCATAGTCAGCGCGCTGATAAACCGCATGGCGCTGCGCTCCATCTCCAGACGGCGTTCAGCGCTGGAGAGATCCGGCGTCAGCAGGCTTAATACCAGCTCCGGCCCTTGCTCAGAGAACAGTTCTTCCAGCGAGATAAACGGAATATCCGGCAGCCCCGGCTGAAAAGTGCCGACAATTCCCGCCAGTCGCTCATTGGCATTCAGCGCCTGCTGAACACGTTCAAGACTGCGCACGTCGTTGTAATCGAGGATCACCATTCGCGTGTCCTGCGACATTAACTCGCCAAAACTCTCCTCAAGCACTTTTTTAATCTTTTCCGCCGTACCCATGCCGGTAATGCAGGAGACAACCAGCACTTTGCCGCCGTTTTCCTGCTGCGGGGTACAGAGCTGACAGGGGATGTTTTTGCTCTGCATGAGCGCCGCGAGCTGGGGCAAGTCGCTGGTTTCGTAGCTTAAATCCAGTCCGATTTCCAGCAGGCTGGTCAGCGTGATGTTGGGCATTAACAGCACGTCTATCTGAAATAACTTGCTAATCGTACTGCCGAAATGCACCAGTGAACCAATGTCGACCATCAGGATCAGCCGCTGATAGCGTTGGGTCTGAATAATCTGGGTCAGCGTTTCCAGCGTGTCATGCACCGACTGCTCAAACGGCATGTCGACCGCGCTGAACAGATCGCGTTCCAGTACGCGGTTGACGTACTGCGCCATGCTGGTCGCGGTGGTTGCGCCGTGAGCGACGAGGATCACCCCGCAGTCCGGGCTGGCATCAATGCGCTGGCGGTAGTGACGACACTCTTTCAGGAACAAACACAGCCAGACCACTTCCGTCGCCGGGCACTGAATATGCAGCAGTTCATTGATTTTCCGGCACAACAGCGTGGCGTTATCGTATTCATCTTTGCAGCGGTCGAGGATCAGGCTGGAAGAGTAGAGCTGCGGGATTAAGCCTCGCTG from Citrobacter amalonaticus Y19 includes:
- a CDS encoding PTS system mannose/fructose/N-acetylgalactosamine-transporter subunit IIB; protein product: MANIVLCRIDSRLIHGQVVTKWVGQSQANRIAVVSDELDADPFMKNIYLMAAPPNIKVDCYSNQSFAASWKENQLGDGNVLVLFPSLAAIQQAVQQGFDVTTIQVGGLGGGPNRKAVFQNITLDEKDVGILNDLKSRGIQVFFQTIPEDKPQSLDDILKKF
- a CDS encoding PTS sugar transporter subunit IIA: MTTTQPLPEILLLTHGGWGQQLCNSLRMVMGEIKGVTEIALMPVDTLGEFYQRVEDVVKTMPDGSLILTDFVGGTTSNVAARLSADYPVAVVSGLNASLLLEALDRREHGSLTICVNELVEAGRSSCLDVVAHVRQLQQSQ